In a genomic window of Canis lupus familiaris isolate Mischka breed German Shepherd chromosome 28, alternate assembly UU_Cfam_GSD_1.0, whole genome shotgun sequence:
- the CNNM2 gene encoding metal transporter CNNM2 isoform X3 produces the protein MIGCGACEPEVKMAGGQAAAALPTWKMAARRSLSARGRGVLQAAAGRLLPLLLLSCCCGAGGCAAAGENEETVIIGLRLEDTNDVSFMEGGALRVSERTRVKLRVYGQNINNETWSRIAFTEHERRPHSPGERGLGGPAPPEPDSGPQRCGIRTSDIIILPHIILNRRTSGIIEIEIKPLRKMEKSKSYYLCTSLSTPALGAGGPGSAGGAVGGKGGSGVAGLPPPPWAETTWIYHDGEDTKMIVGEEKKFLLPFWLQVIFISLLLCLSGMFSGLNLGLMALDPMELRIVQNCGTEKEKNYAKRIEPVRRQGNYLLCSLLLGNVLVNTTLTILLDDIAGSGLVAVVVSTIGIVIFGEIVPQAICSRHGLAVGANTIFLTKFFMMMTFPASYPVSKLLDCVLGQEIGTVYNREKLLEMLRVTDPYNDLVKEELNIIQGALELRTKTVEDVMTPLRDCFMITGEAILDFNTMSEIMESGYTRIPVFEGERSNIVDLLFVKDLAFVDPDDCTPLKTITKFYNHPLHFVFNDTKLDAMLEEFKKD, from the coding sequence ATGATTGGCTGTGGCGCTTGTGAACCCGAAGTAAAGATGGCGGGCGGGCAGGCAGCCGCCGCACTGCCCACTTGGAAGATGGCGGCGCGCCGCAGCCTCAGCGCCCGCGGCCGGGGGGTCCTgcaggcggcggcggggcggctgCTGCCGCTGCTACTGCTGAGCTGCTGCTGCGGCGCGGGCGGCTGCGCAGCAGCGGGCGAGAACGAGGAGACGGTGATCATCGGGTTGCGGCTGGAGGACACGAACGACGTGTCTTTCATGGAAGGGGGGGCGCTGCGGGTGAGCGAGCGGACCCGGGTCAAGCTGCGGGTGTACGGGCAGAACATCAACAACGAGACGTGGTCCCGCATCGCCTTCACCGAGCACGAGCGGCGGCCTCACAGCCCGGGCGAGCGCGGGCTGGGGGGCCCCGCGCCGCCCGAGCCGGACAGCGGCCCCCAGCGCTGCGGCATCCGCACCTCCGATATCATCATCTTGCCCCACATCATTCTCAACCGCCGCACATCGGGCATCATTGAGATCGAGATCAAACCGCTGCGCAAGATGGAGAAAAGCAAGTCCTATTACCTGTGCACATCGCTCTCCACGCCCGCCCTGGGCGCCGGCGGCCCGGGGTCCGCGGGCGGCGCCGTCGGGGGCAAGGGCGGCTCGGGAGTGGCCGGGCTCCCGCCGCCCCCGTGGGCCGAGACCACCTGGATTTACCACGACGGCGAGGACACCAAGATGATCGTGGGCGAGGAGAAGAAGTTCCTGCTGCCCTTCTGGCTGCAGGTGATCTTCATTTCGCTGCTCCTGTGCCTGTCGGGCATGTTCAGCGGCCTCAACCTGGGGCTGATGGCCCTGGACCCGATGGAGCTGCGCATCGTGCAGAACTGCGGCACCGAGAAGGAGAAGAATTACGCCAAACGCATCGAGCCGGTGCGCAGGCAGGGCAACTACCTGCTGTGTTCGCTGCTGCTGGGCAACGTGCTGGTCAACACCACGCTCACCATCCTGCTCGACGACATCGCCGGCTCAGGCCTCGTGGCGGTGGTGGTCTCCACCATCGGCATCGTCATCTTCGGGGAAATCGTGCCCCAGGCCATCTGCTCCCGTCACGGCCTGGCTGTCGGGGCCAACACCATCTTCCTCACCAAGTTTTTCATGATGATGACCTTCCCCGCTTCTTACCCGGTGAGCAAGCTGCTGGACTGCGTCCTGGGCCAGGAGATAGGCACTGTCTATAACCGGGAAAAACTGCTGGAGATGCTCCGGGTCACCGACCCCTACAACGACCTCGTTAAGGAGGAGCTGAACATCATCCAAGGAGCGCTGGAGCTCCGCACCAAGACAGTGGAGGACGTGATGACTCCGCTCCGGGACTGCTTCATGATCACGGGCGAAGCCATTCTGGACTTCAACACCATGTCGGAGATCATGGAGAGCGGCTACACCCGTATTCCGGTATTTGAGGGGGAGCGCTCCAACATCGTGGACCTTCTCTTTGTCAAAGACTTGGCCTTCGTGGATCCAGATGACTGTACTCCCCTGAAAACCATCACTAAATTTTATAACCACCCCTTGCACTTTGTTTTCAATGACACCAAGTTGGACGCTATGCTGGAAGAATTTAAGAAAG